The genomic DNA TTTAAAGGTGAATAACGCGTATGTATACTAAACCCAATGGAATAACCGATGTACTCAATGCGCTTGAAGACGGCATATATGTGATCAATCATGATTACACGGTCGAATTCATGAACAAAGCGATGGTCAAAGTATTTGGAAACGGTACGGGAAAAAAATGCCATCAGGTGATTAACCGGAGCGATAAAATCTGTCCCTGGTGCAGGGCCGGCGACATGTTTAAAAAGGGTGAAACCTCACATGAAGAGGTCCACCTGGCAGTGATAGACAAGACTTATGATGTGCTGGAGCTTCCACTTAAAAACAAGGACGGTTCCATATCCAAGCTCAGTATATATCGTGACATTACCCTGCGTAAAGATCAGGAAAAAAGGCTGAGGGCATCGGAGCAAAACTATCGCAGGTTGTTTGAGCATGTTGCAGTCGGCGTGTACGTCAGCAGTAAAAAAGGAAGATTTCTGAATGCAAACCGGGCACTTCTGGATATGCTGGGTTATGAAGACAAAACGGAATTTCTCGGTATCGATATAGAGAAGGACCTATACATAAAACCGGAAGACAGGAAAAAGTTCCAGGCCATGATAGAGCGTCACGGAAGCGTCATCGACTACGAAGTCGATTTCAAGCGCAGGGACGGCACACCCATTGCGGTTCTTCTTACCGCCCATGTTCGAATGAGCCAGACGGGGAATGTCCTGGGCTACGAGGGAATTTGTGTGGATCAGTCCCAACGGAAGCAGATGGAAAAAGAATTGAGGGAAGCTTACAATTTTATGGAAAATACCATCCAAAGCTCACCCAACGCCATCATATGCACGGATATGCAGGGAAATATCATTAGGTGGAATCATGGGGCTGAAGAAACACTCGGCTATAAGGCTTCAGATGTCGTCGGGAAAATGAACGTTGTGGGAAACCTTTATACCGACAGCATGGCCAAGAAAGTAATGAAAATGATGCGAAGCGACCAATACGGCGGCAAGGGCAAGCTGCGTTCCTGCCCCATGACATTCAGTCGTAATGACGGTCAGGAGGTGGAGGGGAACCTTTCCGCCAGTATCATTTATGACGACAATGGAAACGAAATCGCATCCGTCGGCTTTTTTGTCGATCTCGGTGAAATGCTGGAAATGAACCGGAAACTGAGACAGACTCAAGAGCAGTTGCTGCAGTCTGAAAAACTTGCAGCCATGGGACGCCTGACATCACAGATTGCACACGAACTGAACAATCCGCTTTACGGAATAATGAACACGCTGGAGTTGATGAAGACGGAAATTTCGCCCAATAATAAGAGAAGAAAATTGCTGGACATGTCTCTTTCCGAAACGGAAAGGCTGGCCGATATGCTTCGAAAGATGCTTTCATTTTCAAAACCGGATCAGGAGCAGCAATCCCCGGTCAACCTGAATACCATCTTGGATGAGATTCTTCTTCATAAAAAACAGCTTTGGGAGAACACCATAAAGGTAAAAACCGCATTCGACGAAGCGTTGGATCCGGTATATGCGTCAAAAAACCAGCTGCGCCAGGTGTTCCTCAATATGATTTCAAATGCCAAAGATGCGATGCCGGATGGCGGTACCCTGACGGTGACCACCGCCAGAGATACGGATCATGTCAGGGTACTCATCTCCGATACCGGATGCGGTATACAGGAAAAGCATCTGGATATGATTTTTGAAACATTTTTTACCACCAAAACCGACAGTGTAAAAGGGGTGGGGCTGGGCCTTTCCGTATGCTACGGCTTCATCAAGGACCATGGCGGCGACATACTGGTGGAAAGCAAACCGGGTGAAGGCACCACCTTTACCATTATCCTGCCGGTTTACCGGGGAGGTTCAGACTAAAAGGATACCAAAACTTCTTCACCGCCCGACCTTTATACTATTTTTGAAAATTACTATATACGGCTTGCCACAACTATATTCCTCTTCGTTTTTATTGACTCACAGACCGACTTTCTGTATATCTTTTAATAAAAAAAACCATCCCTTATCATCATCCATCAATTTTGAACTCCTTTTACAGAAAGGATGTCATGATGAACTTTAGAAGGCTGTTTGAGCCCAAAACAATGGCCATTATTGGCGTGTCTTTAACCAACGATCGCCATCCTGCCAACGTGGTCTTCAATAAAAATCAGTTGAGGTATCCGGTTAAGGTATTTGCGGTAAATCCCGGTGGCGGGATTCTACAGGGTGAAAAGGTGTTCAGGCAGGTCTCGGAAATACCCGAAAAAGTGGATCTGGCAGTGATTGCGGTTCGCGCGGAACAGGTTCCGGATATTGTGGCCGGCTGCATAGAAGCCCAGGTGGGCGGTGCAGCGGTGGTTTCCGGCGGCTTTGCCGAGGCCGGTCGCAGGGATATACAGGATCGCATGGTAAGCATCGCCCAAGAGGCAAAGTTTCCCCTTATTGGGCCCAACTGCCTGGGTATTTATTCTCCAGCTAAAGTGGACACATTTTTTATTCCCAGTGAACGTATGGTTCAGCCCAGCCCGGGGAATGTCGCTCTGGTCAGCCAGAGTGGAGGTATCCTGGTCGATCAGATGGTCAAGTTTGCCGATGAAGGTATTGGCCTGTCGCTGGCTGTGAGTATCGGCAACAAGGCCATGATCAGAGATTTGGATCTGCTCAGATACCTAATCAGAAAGTCCAATACCAAGGTCATTGCGTTTTATATCGAAGGATTCGAGAAAAATGAGGGCAGGGATTTTGTGCTGGCAGCCAGTGAGTGCTCTAAGCCGGTCATCGTCCTAAAGGCCGGTAAGAGTGCCGGTGGAAGTCGGGCCGTCTCCAGCCATACCGCTTCCCTTGCCGGTGACTACGAAGTGTTCCATCAAGTACTTTCCCAGTATGGAATCGTTGAGGCCAAGAATGAATTTGAACTGATCTCCTTTTGTGAATCTTTAAGTTGCTATCAAATATCCATCGAAGGCAAAATAGGCATTATTACCGGTAGCGGCGGGCATGGGGCTCTTTCGGTCGACGTATGCTCCAACCAGGGTCTTTCCGTCCCTGCGCTATCAGATCAGGTGCAAAATAAAATCAGGGAGAAGCTTTCCTCAAGCATTCAGGCAATCGCTTCCGTCGTTAACCCCATCGATCTGACCGGTAGTGCGGTTGATGACGATTTTGTGGCAGCAGCAAATGGATTAAGCAATACACCGGAGATTGACTGTATCATCGTTCTCCTTTTGCCTTACTTACC from Thermodesulfobacteriota bacterium includes the following:
- a CDS encoding CoA-binding protein; the protein is MMNFRRLFEPKTMAIIGVSLTNDRHPANVVFNKNQLRYPVKVFAVNPGGGILQGEKVFRQVSEIPEKVDLAVIAVRAEQVPDIVAGCIEAQVGGAAVVSGGFAEAGRRDIQDRMVSIAQEAKFPLIGPNCLGIYSPAKVDTFFIPSERMVQPSPGNVALVSQSGGILVDQMVKFADEGIGLSLAVSIGNKAMIRDLDLLRYLIRKSNTKVIAFYIEGFEKNEGRDFVLAASECSKPVIVLKAGKSAGGSRAVSSHTASLAGDYEVFHQVLSQYGIVEAKNEFELISFCESLSCYQISIEGKIGIITGSGGHGALSVDVCSNQGLSVPALSDQVQNKIREKLSSSIQAIASVVNPIDLTGSAVDDDFVAAANGLSNTPEIDCIIVLLLPYLPGTTSDLGARLSQISRRAGKPLVAYVPHVEKYRMLIEGFEFNHVPVSPSIEGAVHMAEAMRRCQPC
- a CDS encoding PAS domain S-box protein; the protein is MYTKPNGITDVLNALEDGIYVINHDYTVEFMNKAMVKVFGNGTGKKCHQVINRSDKICPWCRAGDMFKKGETSHEEVHLAVIDKTYDVLELPLKNKDGSISKLSIYRDITLRKDQEKRLRASEQNYRRLFEHVAVGVYVSSKKGRFLNANRALLDMLGYEDKTEFLGIDIEKDLYIKPEDRKKFQAMIERHGSVIDYEVDFKRRDGTPIAVLLTAHVRMSQTGNVLGYEGICVDQSQRKQMEKELREAYNFMENTIQSSPNAIICTDMQGNIIRWNHGAEETLGYKASDVVGKMNVVGNLYTDSMAKKVMKMMRSDQYGGKGKLRSCPMTFSRNDGQEVEGNLSASIIYDDNGNEIASVGFFVDLGEMLEMNRKLRQTQEQLLQSEKLAAMGRLTSQIAHELNNPLYGIMNTLELMKTEISPNNKRRKLLDMSLSETERLADMLRKMLSFSKPDQEQQSPVNLNTILDEILLHKKQLWENTIKVKTAFDEALDPVYASKNQLRQVFLNMISNAKDAMPDGGTLTVTTARDTDHVRVLISDTGCGIQEKHLDMIFETFFTTKTDSVKGVGLGLSVCYGFIKDHGGDILVESKPGEGTTFTIILPVYRGGSD